One segment of Gilliamella sp. ESL0441 DNA contains the following:
- the holB gene encoding DNA polymerase III subunit delta', which yields MIWDDYPWLTMPYQQLATSILQNRAHHALLINYVQGSGEDKLIKRLANRLLCQASQNLMPCLQCHSCQLFVSHHHPDYYQITPEQGKQSIGIDQIRNMTAKVYEKSQQGGNKVIWIKYAALMTEAAANALLKTLEEPPANTYFILSDDHNSHLLPTIQSRCFSYFLPIPKLEQSVDWLKKQHDKVYSDNELASALLLSENAPLAAKFLIEPERWQQRKIFCENLLNVIPKNDYWSLAATFEHENFLDRVIWFCALLSDALKAKQKTGRYIINRDQVPLIRLLATFSNEKIFSLYELWLHARRQLISITGLNKELIVYNVLAQSELICQ from the coding sequence ATGATTTGGGATGACTATCCTTGGCTTACAATGCCTTATCAGCAATTAGCAACGAGTATATTACAAAATCGTGCTCATCACGCGTTGTTAATTAATTATGTTCAGGGTAGTGGAGAGGATAAATTAATTAAAAGATTGGCTAATCGTTTATTGTGCCAAGCATCACAGAATTTAATGCCTTGTTTGCAATGTCATAGTTGTCAGCTATTTGTATCTCATCACCACCCTGATTATTATCAAATAACGCCTGAGCAGGGTAAGCAGTCGATTGGTATCGACCAGATACGAAATATGACAGCGAAAGTTTACGAAAAATCACAGCAAGGTGGCAATAAAGTCATTTGGATAAAATATGCAGCATTAATGACAGAAGCAGCGGCTAATGCATTACTTAAAACATTAGAAGAACCACCTGCAAATACCTATTTTATTTTAAGTGATGATCATAATAGTCATTTATTACCTACTATTCAAAGTCGTTGTTTTTCTTATTTTTTGCCGATTCCAAAACTTGAACAATCAGTAGATTGGTTAAAAAAACAACACGATAAGGTGTATAGTGATAATGAACTTGCTTCTGCGCTATTATTGAGCGAAAATGCACCACTAGCTGCAAAGTTTTTAATAGAACCAGAAAGATGGCAGCAGCGTAAAATTTTTTGTGAAAACTTACTCAATGTGATTCCTAAAAATGATTATTGGTCACTAGCAGCTACGTTTGAGCATGAAAATTTTTTAGACCGTGTTATTTGGTTTTGTGCGCTATTAAGCGATGCATTAAAAGCTAAACAAAAAACAGGACGATATATTATTAATCGAGATCAAGTACCTTTGATAAGATTATTGGCTACATTTAGCAATGAAAAGATTTTTTCGCTCTATGAACTTTGGTTGCACGCCAGACGCCAATTAATATCAATAACTGGTTTGAACAAAGAATTGATTGTTTATAATGTATTAGCTCAATCAGAGTTAATTTGTCAGTAA
- a CDS encoding MBOAT family protein produces the protein MSYLSIEFGLFFISFLALYWGLNAFPKIQNWLLLISSYLIVFSYSWQFATILFVYTCIIYLFSILISSLKHAKTWLIIAIIVAIANLAVFKYFDFFRHELQTLLNYLNIPILIPLVSVLIPIGISFYTFHSVSYLVSIRKREIAVANFWDFALFLSFFPSIIAGPINRAKDFLPQITVNQPRQIIEPYRALMLIVVSIIKVYCLGELINENWVKPIFANPFEFNSLDLFVGLYAYAIQIYLNFSGYTDLVTGISLLLGFRLPINFNFPYLSLNLRQFWERWHISLSSWIRDYIYIPLGGNRKGFIRTQINVLLAMLLSGLWHGSGLNFVIWGACHGIGIVVLNVGDRYLGREYLIKRFSCIARLITWHYVCFTWLFFYCVTLSDAMDYLTALTHNFAIKSQYWQAFLIIIVIYIIYPKCKHLPVLFTTLLIRLNKLFLPFIFIFILWLAIYFAPSGMPNFIYANF, from the coding sequence GTGAGTTACTTATCTATTGAATTTGGGCTTTTTTTTATCTCTTTTTTGGCATTATATTGGGGATTAAATGCGTTTCCTAAAATTCAAAATTGGTTATTGTTAATTTCAAGTTATTTAATTGTTTTCAGTTATAGTTGGCAGTTTGCTACAATTCTTTTTGTTTATACCTGCATAATTTACTTATTTTCGATACTTATTTCATCATTAAAGCATGCCAAAACTTGGTTGATTATAGCAATAATTGTTGCAATAGCTAATTTAGCTGTATTCAAATATTTTGATTTCTTTAGACATGAGCTACAAACTTTACTTAATTATTTAAATATTCCCATACTTATACCATTAGTCTCAGTATTGATTCCTATTGGTATTTCTTTTTATACTTTTCATTCAGTAAGTTATTTAGTTTCAATAAGGAAACGAGAAATCGCCGTTGCCAATTTTTGGGATTTTGCGCTTTTTTTATCATTCTTTCCTAGTATTATTGCTGGACCTATCAATCGAGCAAAAGATTTTTTGCCTCAAATTACAGTTAATCAACCCCGTCAAATTATTGAGCCTTATCGTGCATTGATGTTGATTGTTGTTTCAATCATTAAGGTTTACTGTTTGGGGGAATTAATAAATGAAAACTGGGTTAAACCAATATTTGCTAATCCCTTCGAATTTAATAGTCTGGATTTATTTGTTGGGCTTTATGCGTATGCAATTCAGATCTATCTAAATTTTTCAGGTTATACTGACTTAGTCACCGGTATTTCGTTATTATTAGGTTTTCGTCTTCCTATAAATTTCAATTTTCCTTATTTATCATTAAATTTAAGGCAATTTTGGGAACGTTGGCATATCAGTTTATCAAGTTGGATTCGTGATTATATTTATATTCCTCTTGGCGGAAATCGCAAGGGATTTATACGTACGCAAATTAATGTGCTATTAGCAATGTTACTATCTGGTTTATGGCATGGTTCCGGTCTTAATTTTGTTATTTGGGGAGCTTGCCACGGTATAGGTATCGTTGTGTTAAATGTGGGTGATCGGTACTTAGGTCGAGAATACCTCATAAAACGTTTTTCTTGTATTGCCCGATTGATAACTTGGCATTATGTCTGCTTTACATGGCTATTTTTTTATTGTGTCACTTTATCCGATGCCATGGATTATTTAACAGCATTAACGCATAACTTTGCGATAAAGTCGCAATACTGGCAAGCATTTTTAATAATCATCGTTATTTATATAATTTACCCAAAATGTAAACATCTTCCGGTGTTGTTTACAACACTACTTATAAGATTAAATAAGTTATTTTTACCGTTTATATTTATTTTTATATTATGGTTAGCTATCTATTTTGCACCATCAGGTATGCCAAATTTTATTTATGCCAATTTTTAA
- a CDS encoding SGNH family hydrolase, which translates to MKTNKDISVTVEKTLPTWYIVMMLFFIALCLITIFHKSILVYCQQTYHDDFYYLIKLLEKNSIIQNVKDMNNDDSDVDEKGNALIISDNDLIEPNVITNPIQKKHERKPVNQSDKISNLNNNKSIVHNMSSQDILSQLVKITNDILANNNLKDNKTTKIAIKASKKPVEKHVYKTSENDELSLITLNQKDRVLFAGDSLMQGVAPYVKKMLFKQYKIESINLSKQSTGLAYPKAFNWPKTINDSLVANPSIKLLVMFLGPNDPWDFAVKGYAKYAKFKSELWEEQYRLRIVSILEIAKQNHVHVLWLAPPCMRKPKLNDGMIYLTQLYKSEVEKAQQHFLETNELLGCDYDEFKSFIETEKQKVKVRVDDGIHFTPTGQKILAEAIMKQITIEELEDTQID; encoded by the coding sequence ATGAAAACAAATAAAGATATCTCAGTTACAGTTGAAAAAACGCTACCTACCTGGTATATCGTTATGATGTTATTTTTTATAGCTTTATGTTTAATAACCATTTTTCATAAGTCCATATTAGTCTATTGTCAGCAGACGTATCATGATGATTTTTACTATTTAATAAAACTTTTAGAAAAAAATTCAATTATTCAGAATGTTAAAGATATGAATAATGATGATTCCGATGTCGATGAAAAAGGTAACGCTTTGATAATTAGTGATAACGATTTAATAGAACCTAATGTCATCACGAATCCAATTCAAAAAAAACATGAGCGGAAACCTGTAAATCAGAGTGATAAGATTTCGAATTTAAATAATAATAAAAGTATTGTTCACAATATGTCTTCTCAAGATATATTAAGTCAGTTGGTTAAAATAACAAATGATATACTTGCTAATAACAACCTAAAAGATAATAAAACAACTAAGATTGCCATAAAAGCATCCAAAAAACCGGTTGAAAAGCATGTGTATAAGACTTCAGAAAATGATGAGTTATCACTGATAACCTTAAATCAGAAAGATAGGGTGCTTTTTGCTGGGGATTCTTTAATGCAAGGGGTTGCACCATATGTTAAAAAAATGTTATTTAAACAATATAAGATAGAAAGTATTAATTTAAGTAAACAGAGCACTGGACTGGCTTATCCAAAAGCCTTCAACTGGCCTAAAACTATCAATGATAGCTTAGTTGCAAATCCATCTATTAAATTGTTAGTGATGTTTTTAGGACCTAATGATCCTTGGGATTTTGCGGTAAAGGGATATGCTAAATACGCAAAATTTAAATCTGAATTGTGGGAAGAGCAATATCGTTTACGAATCGTATCTATTTTGGAAATTGCTAAACAAAACCATGTTCACGTTCTCTGGCTAGCTCCTCCTTGCATGCGTAAACCAAAATTAAATGATGGAATGATTTATTTAACTCAATTATATAAATCAGAAGTGGAAAAAGCTCAGCAACATTTTCTCGAAACTAATGAATTATTAGGTTGCGATTATGATGAATTTAAAAGTTTTATTGAGACTGAGAAACAAAAAGTTAAAGTAAGAGTTGATGATGGTATTCATTTCACTCCAACTGGTCAAAAAATCTTAGCCGAAGCTATTATGAAACAAATCACAATCGAAGAATTAGAGGATACTCAAATTGATTAG
- the pyrF gene encoding orotidine-5'-phosphate decarboxylase has product MSSPIIVAVDFADVKSAWNFIDRVEPNDCRLKIGKELFTHAGPDFIKQIMNKGFDVFLDLKFHDIPNTVAKAINAAADLGVWMTNVHASGGARMMEAAKDALYPYGKDAPLLIAVTVLTSMEAVDLQEIGIHVSPLEQATKLALLAKNCGLDGVVCSAKEVQSFRTRLGSDFKLVTPGIRPAGSNPDDQRRIMTPQRAQAAGSDYLVIGRPITQAEDPSSALQDILSTLDLSKS; this is encoded by the coding sequence ATGTCTTCACCTATTATCGTTGCTGTTGATTTTGCTGATGTTAAATCAGCATGGAATTTTATTGATCGTGTTGAGCCAAACGATTGTCGTTTGAAAATTGGCAAAGAACTTTTTACGCATGCCGGCCCCGATTTTATTAAACAGATTATGAATAAAGGCTTCGATGTTTTTTTGGATCTTAAATTTCATGATATTCCAAATACTGTAGCTAAAGCTATTAACGCAGCGGCTGATTTAGGTGTTTGGATGACCAATGTTCATGCTAGTGGTGGCGCTCGGATGATGGAAGCGGCTAAAGATGCACTCTATCCATATGGTAAAGATGCGCCTCTTTTAATTGCGGTAACTGTTTTAACCAGTATGGAGGCGGTGGATCTTCAAGAAATTGGAATTCATGTATCGCCTTTGGAACAAGCCACTAAATTAGCTTTGTTAGCCAAAAATTGTGGGCTTGATGGTGTAGTTTGTTCAGCTAAAGAAGTGCAAAGTTTTAGAACTCGCTTAGGAAGTGATTTCAAGCTAGTGACGCCTGGTATAAGACCCGCCGGTTCTAATCCAGATGATCAGCGTCGAATTATGACACCACAACGTGCGCAAGCGGCTGGTTCCGATTATCTCGTTATTGGTCGTCCAATCACGCAAGCAGAAGATCCTTCTTCAGCATTACAAGATATTTTATCAACCCTTGATTTAAGTAAGAGTTAA
- the yciH gene encoding stress response translation initiation inhibitor YciH produces MMSDNPLVYSTDQGRIKSVEVKESRPKGDGIIRIQRQTSGRKGKGVCVISGFDFDDAQLQKLAAELKKRCGCGGAVKEGCIEIQGDKRDLLKSLLEDKGFKVKLAGG; encoded by the coding sequence ATGATGTCTGATAACCCACTTGTTTATTCAACCGATCAAGGTCGAATTAAATCGGTTGAAGTAAAAGAATCTCGACCAAAAGGGGATGGGATTATTCGAATCCAACGCCAAACATCAGGACGGAAAGGCAAAGGTGTGTGTGTGATTTCAGGATTTGATTTTGACGATGCCCAACTGCAAAAATTAGCAGCAGAACTTAAAAAACGCTGTGGTTGTGGTGGTGCAGTTAAAGAAGGCTGTATTGAAATTCAAGGTGATAAACGCGATTTACTCAAATCATTGCTAGAAGATAAAGGCTTTAAAGTTAAGCTAGCAGGTGGTTAA
- the tmaR gene encoding PTS system regulator TmaR yields the protein MDKEKTAAPSFQDVLEYIRLSRRLNKLKREISDNEKKIRDNQKRVLLLENLSDYIKPDMTYDELQAIIANMKSDYDDRVDDYIIKNAEISKERREISNKMRSYRSH from the coding sequence ATGGACAAGGAAAAAACTGCCGCACCATCATTTCAAGATGTATTAGAATATATTCGTTTATCACGTCGTTTAAATAAATTAAAACGTGAAATCTCAGACAATGAGAAAAAAATTCGAGATAATCAAAAACGAGTATTATTACTTGAAAATTTAAGTGATTATATAAAACCAGATATGACTTATGATGAACTTCAAGCGATTATTGCTAATATGAAAAGTGATTATGATGATCGCGTTGACGATTATATTATCAAAAATGCAGAAATTTCAAAAGAACGCCGTGAAATCAGCAACAAAATGCGTAGCTACCGTTCTCACTGA
- the ubiD gene encoding 4-hydroxy-3-polyprenylbenzoate decarboxylase gives MNFTDFRDFLTYLEEQGELKRITYPVNPYLEMTEIADRVLRSQGPALLFENPVGYDMPVLCNLFGTAKRVAIGMGQEDTSQLRKIGELLAFLREPEPPKGIKQFFNVLPKYKQILNMPVKRRSSAPCQELIFKNEEVDLTRLPIMHCWPDDVAPLLSWGLTITKGPYKERQNVGVYRLQLLGKNKLIMRWLSHRGGALDFAEWQQTHPNEKFPVSVAIGADPATILSAVTPVPDTLPEYAFAGLLRNSRTEVVKSLSNELDVPASAEIILEGYIDPNELAPEGPYGDHTGYYNEVEKFAVFTVTHLTRRKDAIYHSTYTGRPPDEPAVMGLALNEVFIPILQKQFPEIVDFYLPPEGCSYRIAIVTIKKQYPGHAKRVMMGVWSYLRQFMYTKFVIVCDDDINARDWKDVMWAISTRMDPHRDTTFIDNTPIDYLDFASPVSGLGSKMGLDATNKWQGETQREWGKIIKKDTKIVAYIDEIWDKLGL, from the coding sequence ATGAATTTTACCGATTTTCGTGATTTTTTAACTTATCTTGAAGAACAAGGTGAGTTAAAACGAATTACCTATCCTGTTAATCCTTATTTGGAAATGACCGAAATTGCAGATCGCGTGTTGCGTTCCCAAGGCCCTGCCTTATTATTCGAAAACCCTGTAGGTTATGATATGCCGGTGCTCTGTAACTTATTTGGAACAGCGAAGCGTGTTGCAATTGGAATGGGCCAAGAAGACACATCGCAACTTCGTAAAATCGGTGAGTTATTAGCTTTTTTGCGTGAACCAGAACCACCAAAAGGTATTAAACAATTTTTTAATGTATTACCCAAATATAAACAGATACTAAATATGCCAGTAAAACGGCGATCTTCTGCACCTTGCCAAGAACTAATTTTTAAAAATGAAGAGGTTGATTTAACTCGTTTACCTATCATGCACTGTTGGCCTGATGATGTTGCACCACTTCTTTCCTGGGGACTAACCATAACGAAAGGTCCTTATAAAGAAAGACAAAATGTCGGTGTTTATCGCTTACAATTATTAGGTAAGAATAAGTTGATTATGCGCTGGCTATCTCATCGTGGTGGGGCGCTTGATTTTGCAGAATGGCAACAAACACACCCTAATGAAAAATTCCCAGTTAGTGTTGCAATTGGTGCTGATCCAGCAACCATTTTAAGTGCTGTTACACCAGTACCCGATACACTACCAGAATATGCCTTTGCCGGTCTACTACGCAATAGTCGCACTGAAGTGGTAAAATCGCTATCCAATGAATTAGACGTACCGGCATCGGCTGAAATTATTTTAGAAGGCTATATCGATCCGAATGAATTGGCGCCAGAAGGTCCTTATGGCGACCATACTGGTTATTATAATGAGGTCGAAAAATTTGCTGTTTTCACGGTGACGCATTTAACTCGCCGAAAAGATGCGATTTATCATTCTACCTATACGGGTCGTCCACCTGATGAACCGGCCGTAATGGGACTCGCTTTAAATGAAGTCTTTATCCCTATTTTACAAAAACAATTTCCTGAAATTGTCGATTTTTATTTACCGCCAGAAGGATGTTCTTATCGGATTGCGATAGTCACCATAAAAAAACAGTATCCTGGTCATGCTAAACGAGTCATGATGGGCGTTTGGTCTTACTTACGCCAATTTATGTATACCAAATTTGTTATTGTGTGTGATGATGATATCAATGCCCGTGACTGGAAAGATGTTATGTGGGCTATTTCAACGCGTATGGATCCTCATCGTGATACTACATTTATTGATAATACGCCGATTGATTATTTAGATTTTGCTTCGCCTGTTTCAGGGCTTGGCTCAAAAATGGGATTAGATGCGACCAATAAATGGCAAGGTGAAACTCAGCGAGAATGGGGAAAAATCATCAAAAAAGACACAAAAATCGTAGCTTATATTGATGAAATATGGGATAAACTTGGCTTGTAG
- the nudB gene encoding dihydroneopterin triphosphate diphosphatase — MQKFKKPESVLVVIYCQKTLRCLMLQRKDDPNFWQSVTGSMEDNELPIETAIREVYEETGIDILGKNLNLIDTNHTIEFKIFPQFRHRYAPEVEINKEHWFYLPLEDEITPTLTEHLAYQWLPIDDAAKITASPNNQEAINKIGC; from the coding sequence ATGCAAAAATTCAAAAAACCTGAATCTGTATTAGTTGTTATTTACTGTCAAAAAACTTTGCGTTGTCTCATGCTACAACGCAAGGATGATCCCAATTTTTGGCAATCAGTAACAGGTAGCATGGAAGATAACGAATTGCCAATAGAAACAGCCATTCGTGAGGTTTATGAAGAAACAGGTATTGATATTCTGGGTAAAAATCTTAATTTAATCGATACAAACCATACGATTGAATTCAAGATTTTTCCGCAGTTTAGGCACCGATATGCGCCAGAAGTTGAAATAAATAAAGAACATTGGTTTTATTTACCACTTGAAGATGAAATAACTCCAACACTAACTGAACATTTAGCTTATCAATGGTTACCAATAGATGACGCAGCTAAAATTACTGCATCACCAAACAATCAAGAAGCCATCAATAAAATTGGTTGTTGA